The Gemmatimonadaceae bacterium DNA segment GGCCCGACCCGGGGTGGGCGCGCCCGATCCGGACGCGCGCTCGGCGGCCGTCGCGCTGGTGTTGCGGGCGGTGGAGATGCGCGGGCTCGAGCTGCTGTTCATCCGGCGCGCGGAGTACGCCGAGGATCCGTGGAGCGGGCAGGTGGCGTTTCCGGGCGGGCGGCACGAGCCGGGCGATGAATCGCTGGATCGCACGGCGATCCGCGAGACGTGGGAGGAGACGGGGATCGACCTCGCGGCGAGCGGGGCGATCCTCGGCGCGCTCGACGACGTCCGGCCGAATACGATATTGCTGCCGAGGATAGTTGTCCGTCCTTTCGTGACCGCGGTCTCCGCTGAGGCCGCGATTCAGGCGAGCGGCGAAGTCGCGGAGGCGTTCTGGGTGCCGTTGGATGCGCTGCGGGTTGAGTCGGGGTGGGGTGAGACGGAGGTTACCGCGCAGGGGATGGCGATGCGGGTGCGGGCGTTCCAGCACGGGGATCACACCGTCTGGGGGATGACGGAACGTATTGTGGGGCAGCTACTTAGCCGCTTGTCAGCTCCTGGTTAGGGAAAGGGAATCCAAGCAATGAGAAGTCAGAGGCCAGACCGCCAGATGGCCAGAAAGAGCCGCTTACGAGAGAGTTTAGGCACGCCTAACTTCTCGGACGCCTTCCACACGAGAGTCATTTGGCCGGGCCGGTAAAGCCACCGCACGACATCGAGATGCACGTGAATCCGCCGGTTGAGCCCGGATGGAGGCACGCGCGGCTGGCGCCGTCGCTGGCGGAGGTGTACCGGACGATACCGATCACCGGCGCGAGCTGGTGGCGGAAGATGCTGGCGTTCGCCGGCCCGGGATACCTGGTCGCGGTCGGCTACATGGACCCGGGCAACTGGGCGACCGATCTCGCGGGCGGTGCGCAGTTCGGGTACGCGCTGCTCAGCGTCATTCTGCTGGCGAACATCATGGCGGTCCTGCTCCAGGGGCTCGCCTCCAAGCTCGGCATCGTGACGGGCCGCGACCTCGCCCAGGCCTGCCGCGATCACTACTCGCGGCCCGTCTCCTTCATGCTCTGGATCATCTGCGAGCTGGCGATCGCGGCGTGCGACCTGGCCGAAGTCATCGGTACGGCGATCGCGCTCAACCTGCTGTTCGGAATCCCGCTGACGTGGGGCATCGCCATCACGGCGCTCGACGTCCTGCTGGTGCTGTACCTCCAGAACAAGGGATTCCGGCTGCTCGAGGCGCTGGTGATCGTGCTGCTCGGCACCGTCGGCGTGTGCTTCGCGGCGCTGATCTGGATGTCCAAGCCGCCGGTTGCGGGGATCGTGTTCGGGTTCGCGCCACCGCCGGAGCTGCTGCACAATCCAGCGATGCTGTACATCGCCATGGGCATACTCGGCGCGACGGTGATGCCGCACAACCTCTATCTGCACTCGTCCATCGTGCAGACCAGAAAGTACGAGCAGACGGCCACCGGAAAAAAGGAAGCGGTGAAGTTCGCGTTCATCGATTCGACGATCGCGCTGTCGTTCGCGCTGTTCATCAACGCGGCGATACTGATCGTCGCGGCCGCGACCTTCCACGGCACGCCGAACCAGAACGTCGCGGAGATACAGGACGCCTACAAGCTGCTGACACCGCTGCTCGGCGCCGGCGCCAGCACGGTGTTCGCGCTCGCCCTGCTCGCGTCGGGCCAGATCTCGACGCTCACCGGCACGCTCGCGGGGCAGATCGTGATGGAAGGCTTCCTGAACATCCGCCTGCGCCCGTGGCTCCGGCGGCTGATCACGCGGGGAATAGCTATCATCCCCGCCGCCATCGTCGCCATACTGTACGGGGAGAGCGGGACGGCGAAGCTGTTGGTGCTCAGCCAGGTGATCCTGAGCATGCAGCTTTCCTTCGCGGTCTTTCCGCTGGTGCGGTTCACGTCGGACAAGGTCAAGATGGGCGGGTTCGCCAATCCGGGCTGGCTGAAAGTCGGGGCTTACGTCGTCGCGGTCATCATCGCGACGCTGAACGGGTGGCTGCTCGTGCAGATCTTCAGGGCCGGAGGGATCTGATGTACCAGCGCATTCTCGTGCCCGTCGAAAACTCGCAGTACGACGCGACGATCCTCGCGCACATCACGCGGCTCGCGAAGCTGTGCGGCTCCAGCGTCGTGATCATCCACGTGGCCGACGGCTGGGTGGCACGAAATATCCGTCAGCTCGATCTCCGTGAGTCGGAAGAGATGAAGGAAGATCTGGCGTACATCGAGCGGCTGGCGGCCTCGCTGCAGGAGCAGGGGATCGCCGCGGAAGCGGTGCTGGCGAGCGGCGACCCCGGCGCGGAGATCACCGCGGCCGCGGACCGCGAGCAGTGCGACCTGATCGCGATGACCACGCACGGGCACAAGCTCCTCAACGACCTGCTGCGCGGGAGCGTGGCGAACGCGGTGCGGCACAGCTCGATGGTGCCGGTGCTGCTCGTGCGCGGGATGCCGCGCGAAGCGAGCGCGGCGCAATGAGCAGGAGCCCGGCCGATTCCACCAAGCGCGAAGCGATGAAGGACAAGGACTCGGTCATCACGGGCCCCGCCGAGGACTATCTCAAGGCGATCTACGAGCTGGAGCTGGCCGGCGGCGCGGCGTCCACGAACGACATCGCCCAGCGGCTGTCGTTCGCGCCGGCGTCGGTGACGGGGATGATCCGCCGGCTCGCCGACCACGGCCTGCTCGCGTACGAGCGGTACCGGGGCGTGACGCTCACGAAGGCCGGGAGGCGCGCGGCGCTGCGCACGCTACGGCGGCACCGCATCATCGAGTCGTATCTGGTGGAGACGCTCGGCTACCGCTGGGACAACGTGCACGAGGAGGCCGAGCGGCTCGAGCACGCCGCGTCGGAGGAGCTGATCGACAAGATGGCCGCCGCGATCGGCGAGCCGGCGGTGGATCCGCACGGCGCGCCGATCCCGACGCGCGAGGGGAAGGTGGACGAGACGCAGTACTGCTCGCTCGCGGATCTGGGTCCGGGTCACCGCGTGGCCGTCGTGCGCGTGAGCGACGACGACCCCGAGGTGCTGCGCTACCT contains these protein-coding regions:
- a CDS encoding universal stress protein, producing the protein MYQRILVPVENSQYDATILAHITRLAKLCGSSVVIIHVADGWVARNIRQLDLRESEEMKEDLAYIERLAASLQEQGIAAEAVLASGDPGAEITAAADREQCDLIAMTTHGHKLLNDLLRGSVANAVRHSSMVPVLLVRGMPREASAAQ
- a CDS encoding CoA pyrophosphatase gives rise to the protein MSLDRTLADPEVVRIAQSLAARPGVGAPDPDARSAAVALVLRAVEMRGLELLFIRRAEYAEDPWSGQVAFPGGRHEPGDESLDRTAIRETWEETGIDLAASGAILGALDDVRPNTILLPRIVVRPFVTAVSAEAAIQASGEVAEAFWVPLDALRVESGWGETEVTAQGMAMRVRAFQHGDHTVWGMTERIVGQLLSRLSAPG
- a CDS encoding metal-dependent transcriptional regulator, whose amino-acid sequence is MSRSPADSTKREAMKDKDSVITGPAEDYLKAIYELELAGGAASTNDIAQRLSFAPASVTGMIRRLADHGLLAYERYRGVTLTKAGRRAALRTLRRHRIIESYLVETLGYRWDNVHEEAERLEHAASEELIDKMAAAIGEPAVDPHGAPIPTREGKVDETQYCSLADLGPGHRVAVVRVSDDDPEVLRYLASLGIMPGVTVAVLACEPFDGPITLSVGDERLSIGAPLAAQVMVDMIGDTQAPSH
- a CDS encoding Nramp family divalent metal transporter, which translates into the protein MAGPVKPPHDIEMHVNPPVEPGWRHARLAPSLAEVYRTIPITGASWWRKMLAFAGPGYLVAVGYMDPGNWATDLAGGAQFGYALLSVILLANIMAVLLQGLASKLGIVTGRDLAQACRDHYSRPVSFMLWIICELAIAACDLAEVIGTAIALNLLFGIPLTWGIAITALDVLLVLYLQNKGFRLLEALVIVLLGTVGVCFAALIWMSKPPVAGIVFGFAPPPELLHNPAMLYIAMGILGATVMPHNLYLHSSIVQTRKYEQTATGKKEAVKFAFIDSTIALSFALFINAAILIVAAATFHGTPNQNVAEIQDAYKLLTPLLGAGASTVFALALLASGQISTLTGTLAGQIVMEGFLNIRLRPWLRRLITRGIAIIPAAIVAILYGESGTAKLLVLSQVILSMQLSFAVFPLVRFTSDKVKMGGFANPGWLKVGAYVVAVIIATLNGWLLVQIFRAGGI